AGAAAGAGTAAAATAGTGTACTGTTCCCCAGAGAGCCGGTATGTTGCTGAAAGCCGGTGTGCAGACGTTATTTGAAAATCATCTCCGAGGAGCCGAGGCTGAAAGCGAGTAAGCCCGGACGGATGTCTACCGTTACAAAGAACACGTATGATAGTACGTTGCTAAGTGCTATTAGCGAAGAGCTAATAGAATTAGGGTGGTAACGCGGTTAAACCCGTCCCTACTTCATAGGGATGGGTTTTTTGTGTGCTTTAAAATATTCAAAGGAGTGATTGTAGATGAAGAAAGTAGATGTAAAAGAGTCAGCTGTAGGGAGAGAAACACGTATTCGTAAGCAGTGGAACGAACAAAACATTTTTGAACAATCAATTCAGAATCGAGAAGGCGCACAGTCTTTCGTATTTTATGAAGGACCTCCAACAGCGAATGGATTACCACACGTCGGGCACGCACTTGGACGGACAATTAAAGATGTAGTAGCAAGATATAAAACGATGGCTGGTTATAAAGTGCTAAGAAAAGCGGGATGGGATACACACGGTTTACCTGTAGAATTAGGTGTTGAGAAGCAACTCGGTATTTCTGGTAAATATGAAATCGAAGAGTATGGAATTGAGCCATTTATTAAGAAGTGTAAAGAGAGTGTATTCACATACGAGAAGCAGTGGCGTGAATTCACTGAAAGTATCGGTTATTGGGTAGATATGGATGATCCATACGTTACGTTAAAGAATCCATATATCGAAAGTGTATGGCATATTTTAGGGACGATTCATGAAAAAGGATTATTGTATAAAGGGCATAGAGTTTCACCATATTGCCCAAGTTGTCAAACTTCACTAAGTTCACATGAGGTTGCACAAGGGTATAAAACAGTAAAAGATTTAAGTGCAACAGTTAAGTTTAAAGTAAAAGATAGTGAAAATGAATATTTCCTAGGTTGGACAACAACACCTTGGACACTTCCAGCAAATGTTGCACTCGCTGTACATCCAAATATGGAATACGTTAAAGCGAAACAAGAAGGTCATGTATACATTGTTGCGAAAGAACGTGTGCAAGATGTATTAAAAGAAAACTATGAAGTACTATCTGTTCATAAAGGAGAAGAATTAATAAATACTTCTTATACAGCACCATTTCCAATGAAAGAAGTTACAAATGGTTACCGTGTAATCGGAGCAGATTTCGTAACTGCAGATAGTGGTACAGGACTTGTTCATATCGCTCCAGCATATGGGGAAGACGATTATAGAGTTGTTCAAAGTGAAGGATTGTCATTCTTACATGTTGTAGATGAGAAAGGTGAGTATACAGAAGCAGTACCATTTTTGAAAGGTAAATTTGTAAAAGATAGTGACGTAGATATCGTTCGTTATTTAGCGAAGGAAGGTTTACTATACCATAAAGAAAAGTATGAACATAGCTACCCACATTGCTGGCGTTGTGATTCACCGCTTCTTTATTATGCAGGAGAGAGTTGGTTAATCCGAACGACTGCAATTAAGGAAACATTTTTACAAAATAACGATACTGTTACTTGGTATCCAGATCATATGAAACATGGACGCTTTGGTAAGTTTTTAGAAAATATGGTGGACTGGAATATTAGCCGAAATAGATATTGGGGAACACCATTAAACGTATGGGAATGTGAAAGATGTGATCATCAATTCGCACCGAAAAGCATTGCTGATTTAAGAAAGCATAGTACGAAAGAAACACCAGAAGATTTAGAATTGCATAAGCCGTATGTAGATGAAGTGCAAGTTTGCTGCGAAAAATGCGGAAGTACAATGAATCGTACACCAGAAGTAATTGATGTTTGGTTTGATAGTGGTTCCATGCCATTTGCGCAATATCATTATCCGTTTGAAAATAAAGAGTTATTTGAAGAACAGTTTCCAGCAGATGTAATTGCAGAAGGAATTGATCAAACACGCGGCTGGTTTTATAGTTTATTAGCTGTATCAGCACTATATACAGGAAAAGTACCGTATAAACGAGTGTTATCACTAGGGCATGTTCTAGATGAGGAAGGACAGAAAATGTCTAAAAGTAAAGGGAATGCACTAGATCCAGTTGATTTAGTAGAGAAGTTTGGTGCAGATGCTCTAAGATGGGCTCTACTCGTTGACAGTGCTCCGTGGAATGCAAAGCGTTTTTCTGAAAGAACAGTACTGGAAGCAAAATCTAAATTTGTAGATACGTTAGTCAATGTGTATAGCTTCTACGTTTTATATGCAAATTTAGATGAGTATAATCCGAACGAAACGTATGATGTAAAGCAGACGAAATTAGATGAATGGGTATTATCAAGATTGCATAGCACAACGAAAAAAGTGAGAACAGCGCTTGATGATTATCAATTTACGAATGCAGCTCGTGAAATCGCGGCGCTTGTAGATGAAGTAAGTAACTGGTACGTAAGACGATCACGTAATCGTTTCTGGGAATCTGGTATGAATGCTGAAAAAGCAGCTGCATATGAGACACTTCATGAAGTGCTTGTAACAATTAGTAAACTAATTGCACCATTTACACCGTTTGTCGCTGAAGATATTCATTTGAATTTAACTGGAAGTAGCGTTCATTTAGAGGATTATCCAGTTGTAAATGAATCACTACTTCAGCCGAAATTAGAAGCGGAAATGGATGCAGTTTTACAAGTTGTTGAACTTGGAAGAAGTAACCGTAATCAGCATTCTTTAAAAGTAAAACAGCCGTTAGCAGAACTTGTATTACTAGCACATAATGAAAATGATATGGATTGGGAATCTTATCGTGATATCGTCATGGATGAGTTGAATGTAAAAGCGTTCCATGTTGAACTTGATGAAACGAAATATACGTCCTATCAATTAAAGCTGAATTTTAAAACAGCTGGGCCGAAGTTTGGTAAAAGTGTGAATGCAGTAAATGGCTGGTTAAAACAACTGTCACAAGAAGAAGTACAAAACTTTGTATCTACAGGAAGAGCAGTTTACGAAGCTACATCAGGAGAAGAAGTAGTGGTAACAGCTGAAGATGTAGTAGTAGAGAAAGTTGCAAAATCAGGATTTTCTAATACGACTAACGGACAATATACAGTTATGTTAGATACAAATGTAACGGAAGAATTGTTACAAGAAGGAGTAGCACGTGAATTCATTCGAGCAGTTCAAGAATATCGTAAACAACTAAATTTACCAGTTAATTTACGAGTAGATGTTATTCTTGATACAGAAGAAGAACTAAAGCGAACATTAATCAATCATAAAGAGTTGTTGGCAGAAAATTTACTCGTTAAGCAATTTACATTTAGTCATTTAACGAATGAAGACGATGAACTATCTTTAGGTGAGACAAAAGTCCGCATTAAATTAAGTTCAGCTAATTAAAGAAAAGGAAGTTGGAATAATTCCAACTTCCTTTTTGTATGATGAAAATTTATTTCTAAAGTATTGTTTTCACTTTACACATAAATATTGAGAAAATTTCACTCCCCCTAAATGGAAAGGTAATAGAATTGTTCGTAGAGAATTACTCGTAGATTCAATTTTTATCCCCCCATTTTGTGGGGAATGATTGCCTAGTGGTAATGGGATAAGGTTGAGCTACTTTATTAGGGGGAGTGGTTCTATGTTTAATAAAAAAATGGTGGCAATGGCAATGACTGTGCCGTTAGTAATGGGGACGATTACTACAGTTTCGGCATTGGAAAAACAACAGCAAGTAAAGCTAGAGACCTATTCACCGCAGAAAAAAGCAACTGAATATTTAAAAGAAAATGCTTCGCAGTATGGATTAAAATCAGACCTTTCAGACTTACAATATATTTCTACAACAGAAACGTCAGTAGCTTCATATGTTAGGTTCCAACAAGTTGTTAATGGTGCACCTGTATTTTCAAAACAAATTACAGTTACTCTTAACGGAGAGGAAAAAGGAGTACTTGCTGTTTCTGATTATCAATCCGTTAAAGGTGTGAAGGAAGTATCGACAAAAATTAGTGAAAAAGATGCAATACAAAAATCAATGGCGTATGTTGGAGAAGCAAGTGAGCAAAACTTATGGGCTCCTACAGAGAAAGAATTCGGATATATTGTGGAAGAAGGAATTGCTCGTCCAGTATATAAAGTTGTAGTCCATTCTAATAACCCGTTTGGTGCATGGGAAACATTTATTGATGCTGAAAACGGAAAGTTAATTAAAAAGGTTGATATAAACCGAAAAGCAGAAGGATCAGGAAAAGTATTTTTACCTAACCCTGTCGTATCAAGCGGGAGTTTAGCAGGATTAAAAGATAATAATGATGCAGATTCAACAGCTCTAACGAACCAATTGAAGACTGTTACGTTAAAAGGTTTAGACGGAACAGGATTTTTAATTGGAGAGTATGTAACGATTTCTTCAAAAGCGAAAACGAAATCTACGAATTTACAATTTAACTATACACGTGCAAATGATAGCTTTGAGGACGTGATGTCGTATTATCATATCGACACATTACAACGTTACATTCAAAGTCTAGGGTTTAAAAATATTAATAATCGCTCCATTAAAGTAAATGTGAATGGAACGACAGCTGATAACTCATTTTACTCTCCGACAACGAAAGCTTTAACTTTCGGTACTGGTGGAGTAGATGATGCAGAAGATGCTGGTATTATCGCACATGAGTATGGGCATTCGATTCAAGATAATCAAGTACCCGGTTTTGGTAGTTCAGCAGAAGGTGGAGCGATGGGAGAAGGATTTGGCGACTTCTTAGGTGCGACATATGAAGATGCAGTATCGACAACAGGGTACGGAAAAGCATGTGTTGGAGAGTGGGATGCGACTGCTTATTCTAGTTCAGATCCGACGTGCTTACGCCGATTAGATACGAATAAAGTGTATCCGAAAGATATTACAAATGAGGTACATGATGATGGTGAAATTTGGGCACAAGGTCAATATGAAATGGCACAAGCTTTTGGACGAGATGTAGCAACGAAAATTATTTTACAATCGCACTGGTCATTAACACCAAATTCTAAATTCAGTGATGGAGCAAAAGCGATTAAGCAAGCGGATGCTCTTTTATATGGCGGACAACATGCTGCTGATATCGATCGTATTTGGGCAGCGAGAGGAATTAGTACGAATTAATATAAAAAGTCGTGGCATTTATAAGCCACGACTTTTTAATTTGCTTATGAACTGGTACTAGTAAAGTAAGCAAAATGAATGGTGGTGTGAATTTATCCCGCATTTAACGGGCAGTAAGACCCCCACCTCAAAATTCAGCGAAAGCAAAGAAGTTAGGTGGGGGATCAACAAAACCCCCACTGATTAAAGTTTCACTTTATATGCATTTGTTTATTTTTTCTCGTCTTTAAAAACAAAATGCTCTTTAAATTTCCTAGACTCAACTTTTTGACCGTTTCTCATTGAGCGGAAAGGGTGTTCTTGCCAAGTAATAATTACATCAACTTCATCTGCTTTTGTAGCAACTGGAAAATTAGCATGTTCAAATCCAGTTTTTCCACTTGCTAAGCGACTTTCCTTTCGTGAGAAAAGTTCATATTTCGTTTTCGTTTTTGGCTCGTTGCGGAATACTTCGACTTGTACGTTATATACCTCACTGTTGCCAACATTTTTTACAGAAAATTGATATGTTTGAAATTCATCTTTTTTAGCTTGAAGCTTATTTTTATCTATGTTCTTCGGTTCATCAATATTCACTTGCCATTGATTAGAGTTTTGGGAGATTGGTAAAGATTTTGGTGAATAGGCGTACGTTTCATTCACTACAATTAGGCATAACAAAAGAAGGAAGAAACTAATTGCTTTTTTCATAAGAACACCTCGCTACAAATTTTTTATTAATATGCGTAAATGAAATGGAAAATATGTAATAAAATGGAAGGTGTCGATACTTTGATTCAAATGAATTTGAAAAAACTTGAAGAGGTAGTAGATGGAGAAGGGTTACAAGAATCGTTTCATCATATGGAGATACATGGTATCTGCATAGATTCTAAAAGCATTAATGAAAGCTGCAATTGAAACGTTACAGAAATTAAACACCTATAAGAAAAAAATGATAGTAATTGGGGATATGTTGGAGTTAGGGAAGGAAGCTGAAACATATCATAGAGAAATTGGTAAAATGTTAAATGAAGAGAGCATTCAATATGTATTTACTTATGGAGAGTTAGCTAAAATTGTAGCGGAAGAAGCAAGCAAGAAATATGATACAGGAAAAGTACAGTCATTTAATAATAAAGCCAAGATAGCAGAGGAAGTATTAAAAGTTATAACGGAAAATGATGTTGTACTATTAAAAGGCTCACGTGGTATGGCTTTAGAGGAGATTGTACAAAATTGGATATGAAAAATGAAAATATATGTAAAAAGGCTTGCGTTTTATAAAATAAGGAGATAGAATACTCTGTAAATATAAAAAGTGATGATCAGGAAAAGTACATGATGCAAAGGTCTACAGAGAGCAATCGATTGCTGAGAAGATTGCGATACCGCATGATGGAAAGACACCTGTGAGTGTTGCTTTGACCGTGATAATTAGTAAAAGCAAACGGTACCTACCGTTATCAGGGCTAAGATGGTCATTATGACAATTTGGGTGGTACCGCGGAAAAATCCGTCCCTATTTATAGGGGCGGATTTTTGTATTCTTTGAAAGGAGGTGAGTGACCGTGGATGATGACGATGACAACAACAATAACGTAAATAACTATAAATTTACTGGAGGGAAATGTAATGAAGCGTTCACTCACAAAAGAATGTACAAAGCAAAGCGGAAAAGTTGTATTACTTCAAGGATGGGTAAAAAAGATTCGTCATCTAGGTAATGTTAGTTTTTTATTAATAAGAGATCGCTCAGGAGTTATGCAATGTGTATTAGAAAATGAGTTAGCTGGATATAAGGTAGATGTGGAAAGTGTCGTTCAAGTAGTAGGCGAAATAGTAGAGACTTCGAAAACAGAATTAGGAGTTGAAGTACTTGCTCACGAAGTGAAAATATTAAATGGCGCAGAACCACTTCCGTTTGAAATAAATAAAAAGAGATTGCAAGTGGGCTTAGATCAACTATTGAATGAGCGGGTATTATCATTAAGACATGAGCGAATCGCGTCGATATTTAAAGTGAAATCTACACTCGTTCAGAGCTTTAGTGAATTTCTAATAGAGAACGATTTCACGCGTATATTTACTCCGAAAATTGTTTCGCAAGGGGCAGAAGGAGGAGCGAATGTTTTTAAGCTTCCATACTTTCAAAAAGAAGCTTATTTAGCACAATCGCCACAGTTTTATAAACAGATGATGGTAGCTGGCGGGCTAGAACGTGTTTTTGAAATTGCACCTGTTTACAGAGCAGAGCATCATAATTCTTCCCGTCATTTGAATGAATATATATCGTTAGACGTAGAACTTGGATTTATTCATGATTTTCATGAAGTGATGCAATTAGAAACAGATGTTTTACGATATATGTTTCAACAAGTAGCAAAAAAATGTGAAAAAGAACTACAACTATTACAAATAGAAGTACCTGTTATTACAGAAATACCGAAAATTACATTGTTACAAGCGCAAGAAATTTTGAAAAGTAAGTACCAGAAAGAATCGCCAATTGGGGATTTAGATACAGAAGGTGAAAAGCTACTAGGGAAATATGTGAAGGCAACATATAAGAGCGAGTTTGTTTTCATTACACATTATCCGAAAGAAGCTAGGCCGATGTATACGATGCCGAATAAAGAGAATCCATCTATTACTGATTCATTCGACTTACTATATAAAGGATTAGAAATAACTTCAGGGGCACAGCGAATTCATGATTACGAAATGTTACTTGCTTCTTTTAAAGAAAAAGGATTACATCCAGATACATTTCAATCTTATTTAAATACATTCCGATACGGTTGTCCCCCGCACGGTGGTTTTGGAATTGGATTAGAGAGAGTTGTATACAAACTATTAGAATTAACAAATGTACGAGAGGCGAGTGCTTTTCCGAGAGATTGTACGCGTCTTATACCGTAAGAATAAACCCCTTCTATGTGTAGAAGGGGTTTATTCCTTTTAACACATGTTAAAAGGAATAATTTTTTGTGTGAAAATATGTAAATTATATTAAGAACATTTTATAATGAATTGAGAAAAAGAAAATTCATAAGTTATAATGAAATATGAATATAAAAAAAGTTCATATAATAATGTATGGAAGGGTATGAAACATGTTATATCAAACTCAAGCAACACAACAAACACCAGCTTATATAATTTATCTTCTTGATGTAAGCGCATCAATGAACCAAATGATGGATGCAGGCGGAGAAGAAAAAAGAAGAATTGATATTGTAACGGATGCTCTTTCTTTAGCGATTCGCCAAATGGTATTTCGTTCAACAAAAGGTAGTCGCCTGCTTCCAAGGTATAAGTTATCTATTTTAGCCTATAGCGATCATGTTTTTGATTTATTGGGCGGTGTGAAAACAATAGATGAGGTAGCAAGACTGCGCCCATTAGAAAAAATTCAAACGCATCGTTTAACTGATACAGCAAAAGCTTTCTCTGTAGTGGAGAAGTTATTGCAAAAGGAATTACCAAATTTACAAGATGGGCCAGCTCCTGTTGTTTGTCATATGACAGATGGGGCATCAACTGGTGAAGATCCAGAATTAATTGTACGAAGAATTATGAATATGTCTGTACCTGATGGAAACGTACTAATTGAAAATATTTTTATTTCAGATGAAATTATGCAAGAACAAATTTCTAATATAAAGAAGTGGGAAGGGATTATGCCAAATACAGAGATTACAGATGAATATGGTGCAAAGTTGCAAAGACTTTCATCGCCTATCCCTCAAAGCTATCGTGAGATGATGACGGAACATGGGTTTCATATTGCAGATGGTGCTGTGATGATGTTTCCTGGGACAAATGCGGACTTAGTATCACTTGGATTTCAAATGTCTGCTGCAACGCCGGTTCGATAGGAGGAGGGAGTAAGGTGAAATATACCCTATCGCAAAAGGAAGAAACG
This Bacillus paramycoides DNA region includes the following protein-coding sequences:
- the ileS gene encoding isoleucine--tRNA ligase, whose protein sequence is MKKVDVKESAVGRETRIRKQWNEQNIFEQSIQNREGAQSFVFYEGPPTANGLPHVGHALGRTIKDVVARYKTMAGYKVLRKAGWDTHGLPVELGVEKQLGISGKYEIEEYGIEPFIKKCKESVFTYEKQWREFTESIGYWVDMDDPYVTLKNPYIESVWHILGTIHEKGLLYKGHRVSPYCPSCQTSLSSHEVAQGYKTVKDLSATVKFKVKDSENEYFLGWTTTPWTLPANVALAVHPNMEYVKAKQEGHVYIVAKERVQDVLKENYEVLSVHKGEELINTSYTAPFPMKEVTNGYRVIGADFVTADSGTGLVHIAPAYGEDDYRVVQSEGLSFLHVVDEKGEYTEAVPFLKGKFVKDSDVDIVRYLAKEGLLYHKEKYEHSYPHCWRCDSPLLYYAGESWLIRTTAIKETFLQNNDTVTWYPDHMKHGRFGKFLENMVDWNISRNRYWGTPLNVWECERCDHQFAPKSIADLRKHSTKETPEDLELHKPYVDEVQVCCEKCGSTMNRTPEVIDVWFDSGSMPFAQYHYPFENKELFEEQFPADVIAEGIDQTRGWFYSLLAVSALYTGKVPYKRVLSLGHVLDEEGQKMSKSKGNALDPVDLVEKFGADALRWALLVDSAPWNAKRFSERTVLEAKSKFVDTLVNVYSFYVLYANLDEYNPNETYDVKQTKLDEWVLSRLHSTTKKVRTALDDYQFTNAAREIAALVDEVSNWYVRRSRNRFWESGMNAEKAAAYETLHEVLVTISKLIAPFTPFVAEDIHLNLTGSSVHLEDYPVVNESLLQPKLEAEMDAVLQVVELGRSNRNQHSLKVKQPLAELVLLAHNENDMDWESYRDIVMDELNVKAFHVELDETKYTSYQLKLNFKTAGPKFGKSVNAVNGWLKQLSQEEVQNFVSTGRAVYEATSGEEVVVTAEDVVVEKVAKSGFSNTTNGQYTVMLDTNVTEELLQEGVAREFIRAVQEYRKQLNLPVNLRVDVILDTEEELKRTLINHKELLAENLLVKQFTFSHLTNEDDELSLGETKVRIKLSSAN
- a CDS encoding M36 family metallopeptidase, producing the protein MFNKKMVAMAMTVPLVMGTITTVSALEKQQQVKLETYSPQKKATEYLKENASQYGLKSDLSDLQYISTTETSVASYVRFQQVVNGAPVFSKQITVTLNGEEKGVLAVSDYQSVKGVKEVSTKISEKDAIQKSMAYVGEASEQNLWAPTEKEFGYIVEEGIARPVYKVVVHSNNPFGAWETFIDAENGKLIKKVDINRKAEGSGKVFLPNPVVSSGSLAGLKDNNDADSTALTNQLKTVTLKGLDGTGFLIGEYVTISSKAKTKSTNLQFNYTRANDSFEDVMSYYHIDTLQRYIQSLGFKNINNRSIKVNVNGTTADNSFYSPTTKALTFGTGGVDDAEDAGIIAHEYGHSIQDNQVPGFGSSAEGGAMGEGFGDFLGATYEDAVSTTGYGKACVGEWDATAYSSSDPTCLRRLDTNKVYPKDITNEVHDDGEIWAQGQYEMAQAFGRDVATKIILQSHWSLTPNSKFSDGAKAIKQADALLYGGQHAADIDRIWAARGISTN
- the aspS gene encoding aspartate--tRNA(Asn) ligase, producing MKRSLTKECTKQSGKVVLLQGWVKKIRHLGNVSFLLIRDRSGVMQCVLENELAGYKVDVESVVQVVGEIVETSKTELGVEVLAHEVKILNGAEPLPFEINKKRLQVGLDQLLNERVLSLRHERIASIFKVKSTLVQSFSEFLIENDFTRIFTPKIVSQGAEGGANVFKLPYFQKEAYLAQSPQFYKQMMVAGGLERVFEIAPVYRAEHHNSSRHLNEYISLDVELGFIHDFHEVMQLETDVLRYMFQQVAKKCEKELQLLQIEVPVITEIPKITLLQAQEILKSKYQKESPIGDLDTEGEKLLGKYVKATYKSEFVFITHYPKEARPMYTMPNKENPSITDSFDLLYKGLEITSGAQRIHDYEMLLASFKEKGLHPDTFQSYLNTFRYGCPPHGGFGIGLERVVYKLLELTNVREASAFPRDCTRLIP
- a CDS encoding vWA domain-containing protein; translation: MLYQTQATQQTPAYIIYLLDVSASMNQMMDAGGEEKRRIDIVTDALSLAIRQMVFRSTKGSRLLPRYKLSILAYSDHVFDLLGGVKTIDEVARLRPLEKIQTHRLTDTAKAFSVVEKLLQKELPNLQDGPAPVVCHMTDGASTGEDPELIVRRIMNMSVPDGNVLIENIFISDEIMQEQISNIKKWEGIMPNTEITDEYGAKLQRLSSPIPQSYREMMTEHGFHIADGAVMMFPGTNADLVSLGFQMSAATPVR